From a region of the Trichocoleus sp. FACHB-46 genome:
- a CDS encoding zinc-dependent dehydrogenase has product MKAQVFRGVKQLSYEELPVPELGADEVLVQVKVVGLCQSDIKKILYPLYEPPRIFGHETAGTIAAVGAEVKNWQVGDRVVVMHHIPCMHCNYCLNDNFSMCDVYKNVTTTAGFAPSGGGFAEYVKVPGHIVRNGGLIPIPNDISFEQASFVEPTNCCLKAVKKAQIAPGQTVLITGAGPIGLMFIMLVKYFGARAIATDLIPARIEKALSVGADAAFDARDPEIAQKVQALTQGMGVDVSLLAVPSDKAFFQALDCTRKGGKILFFAEFPDEVEIPINPNILYRREIDLMGSYSSSFRVQNLAADIVFNRRIDVEALISDRYPLEDLSQAVEQAVSPGPETYKILIYP; this is encoded by the coding sequence ATGAAAGCACAAGTGTTTCGTGGGGTAAAGCAGCTAAGTTACGAGGAACTGCCTGTGCCTGAATTAGGCGCAGATGAAGTGCTCGTGCAAGTCAAAGTTGTGGGGCTATGCCAATCTGACATTAAAAAAATTCTCTATCCTCTCTACGAACCACCCAGAATTTTTGGTCATGAAACTGCTGGCACGATCGCGGCTGTCGGGGCTGAAGTCAAAAATTGGCAAGTGGGCGATCGCGTCGTCGTAATGCACCACATTCCCTGTATGCATTGCAACTATTGCCTTAATGACAACTTCTCCATGTGCGATGTCTACAAAAACGTCACGACAACAGCAGGATTTGCTCCCAGCGGTGGCGGTTTTGCCGAATATGTCAAAGTGCCGGGGCACATTGTCCGAAACGGTGGCTTGATTCCCATCCCCAACGACATTAGTTTTGAGCAAGCCAGCTTTGTCGAACCGACTAACTGCTGCCTCAAAGCCGTTAAAAAAGCCCAAATTGCCCCCGGTCAAACCGTACTGATCACCGGCGCAGGCCCAATTGGGCTGATGTTCATCATGCTGGTGAAGTACTTCGGTGCTAGAGCGATCGCCACAGATCTAATTCCTGCTCGGATTGAAAAAGCTCTGAGTGTAGGGGCAGATGCCGCGTTTGATGCCCGCGATCCTGAAATTGCTCAGAAGGTTCAGGCATTAACCCAAGGCATGGGTGTGGATGTGAGTCTGCTCGCGGTGCCCAGCGACAAAGCCTTCTTCCAAGCCCTAGATTGCACGCGCAAAGGCGGCAAAATCTTGTTCTTCGCAGAGTTTCCCGATGAGGTTGAAATTCCCATTAATCCCAATATTCTCTATCGCCGGGAAATTGACTTGATGGGGAGTTACAGCTCTTCTTTCCGGGTACAGAATTTGGCTGCGGATATTGTGTTTAATCGTCGCATTGATGTCGAAGCATTGATTAGCGATCGCTATCCCCTAGAGGATCTATCTCAAGCTGTCGAACAAGCCGTTTCACCGGGACCAGAAACCTACAAAATTCTGATATATCCGTAA
- the lipA gene encoding lipoyl synthase — MVVKPEWLRVKAPQWERVGSVKEILRDLALNTVCEEASCPNIGECFNHGTATFLIMGPACTRACPYCDIDFEKKPKPLDPTEPDRLAEAVQRLRLNHVVITSVNRDDLPDGGASQFVRCIQAIRETSPSTTIEVLIPDLCGNWQALATILQAQPEVLNHNTETVPRLYRRVRPQGQYERSLELLKRSRELAPWVYTKSGIMVGLGETDAEVRAAMQDLRTVDCDILTIGQYLQPSQKHLGVTNFVPPEQFEAWRQFGESIGFLQVVSSPLTRSSYHAEQVRVLMERYPRTAAPSANSSPLD; from the coding sequence GTGGTTGTTAAGCCAGAGTGGTTACGGGTAAAAGCTCCCCAGTGGGAGCGAGTTGGTAGTGTCAAAGAAATCCTCCGGGATTTAGCACTAAATACGGTGTGTGAGGAAGCGTCTTGTCCCAACATCGGTGAGTGCTTTAATCATGGCACAGCAACGTTTTTGATCATGGGACCAGCTTGTACAAGAGCTTGTCCTTACTGTGATATTGATTTTGAGAAAAAGCCCAAACCACTCGATCCTACTGAACCCGATCGCTTGGCTGAGGCAGTGCAGCGATTGCGCTTGAATCACGTTGTGATCACCTCTGTAAACCGAGATGATCTGCCCGATGGCGGTGCATCTCAGTTCGTCCGGTGTATTCAGGCAATTCGAGAAACTTCTCCCAGCACCACCATCGAAGTTTTGATTCCAGATCTGTGTGGCAATTGGCAGGCACTAGCAACCATCTTGCAAGCACAACCAGAGGTGCTGAACCACAATACAGAAACCGTACCTCGGCTTTATCGGCGGGTACGTCCTCAAGGCCAGTACGAGCGCAGTTTAGAGCTTCTCAAGCGATCGCGAGAACTTGCCCCTTGGGTTTACACCAAGTCTGGCATCATGGTGGGCTTAGGAGAAACCGACGCGGAAGTGCGGGCAGCCATGCAGGATCTGCGAACTGTAGACTGTGACATCCTTACGATTGGGCAGTATCTACAGCCCAGCCAAAAACACTTAGGCGTAACCAACTTTGTGCCGCCAGAGCAATTTGAGGCTTGGCGACAATTTGGCGAATCTATTGGCTTTTTGCAAGTCGTGTCCTCCCCCTTAACCCGCAGTTCTTACCATGCGGAGCAAGTGAGGGTATTAATGGAACGCTACCCCCGCACTGCTGCGCCCTCTGCTAATTCCTCACCACTAGATTGA
- a CDS encoding DNA adenine methylase, translating to MPPQTAPSISPRPFLKWAGGKSQLISQYQPYFPQEFATYYEPFLGGGAVFFHLLPKQAILTDINPELVNVYCCVRDQVEPLILRLQEYQKQHSHDYYYQVRAEKPTTDLERAARLIYLNKTCFNGLYRENSKGNFNVPIGRYKNPGICNAELLRSVSLALRSTVIVIKPFEAILDCANREDFIYFDPPYYPLSSTSNFTAYSRYAFDQEHQIRLRDVFAKLASRGVKVMLSNSDCEFIRELYAGFNINAITAARSINSKASKRGKITEVLVTSY from the coding sequence ATGCCACCTCAAACTGCTCCGTCTATCTCTCCCCGTCCCTTCTTGAAATGGGCAGGCGGAAAGAGCCAACTCATTTCTCAGTATCAGCCTTACTTTCCTCAAGAGTTTGCCACTTACTACGAACCTTTTTTAGGAGGGGGGGCTGTTTTCTTTCACCTCTTACCAAAGCAAGCCATTCTTACAGATATTAATCCAGAATTAGTGAATGTTTATTGCTGCGTTCGAGACCAAGTTGAACCTTTGATCCTGCGCTTGCAAGAGTATCAGAAACAGCATTCCCATGACTACTATTACCAAGTAAGAGCTGAGAAGCCTACGACTGATTTGGAGCGAGCAGCTCGTCTAATCTATTTGAACAAAACTTGCTTCAATGGCTTATATCGAGAAAATTCCAAAGGGAATTTCAATGTACCCATTGGGCGCTATAAAAATCCTGGGATTTGCAATGCAGAGTTATTGCGCTCAGTATCACTAGCCTTGCGATCAACTGTAATTGTAATCAAGCCTTTTGAGGCAATTTTAGATTGCGCTAATCGTGAGGATTTCATCTATTTTGATCCGCCCTATTATCCTCTTAGTTCGACCAGTAACTTCACTGCTTACAGTCGCTACGCCTTTGATCAAGAGCATCAAATAAGACTAAGAGATGTATTTGCAAAGCTGGCAAGCCGAGGTGTGAAGGTGATGCTTTCTAATTCAGATTGTGAGTTTATTCGGGAGCTATACGCAGGCTTTAATATCAACGCGATCACCGCTGCTCGATCGATTAACTCTAAAGCAAGCAAGCGAGGAAAAATCACAGAGGTTTTGGTGACTTCCTATTAA
- a CDS encoding Fur family transcriptional regulator → MSLYTTSSLKAELNERGWRLTPQRETILQVFQNLPKGNHLSAEDLYNELQTDGERISLSTIYRTLKLMARMGILRELELAEGHKHYEINQPYPYYHHHLICVRCNKTIEFKSDSILKIGTKTAQKEGYHLLDCQLSIHAICPTCQRSLMPA, encoded by the coding sequence ATGTCTCTCTACACAACGTCTTCACTGAAGGCTGAACTCAACGAGCGAGGCTGGCGTCTTACACCCCAACGAGAGACAATCTTGCAGGTATTTCAGAACCTTCCCAAAGGGAATCATCTGAGTGCCGAAGATCTATATAACGAACTACAAACAGATGGAGAACGGATTAGCCTATCTACCATCTACCGAACTCTGAAGTTAATGGCTCGGATGGGAATTCTGCGTGAGCTAGAGTTGGCAGAAGGCCACAAGCATTATGAAATCAATCAGCCTTACCCTTATTACCATCACCATCTGATTTGCGTACGTTGCAATAAGACGATTGAGTTTAAGAGTGACTCGATCCTAAAAATTGGCACAAAAACCGCTCAAAAAGAGGGCTATCATTTGCTGGATTGCCAGTTGTCGATTCATGCGATCTGCCCCACCTGTCAGCGTTCACTAATGCCTGCTTAA
- a CDS encoding SH3 domain-containing protein encodes MKWSGLINLIKFLLGFALAIALLGLGGVVAARYLVTKLTAPPPRPAFANDKPLTNKAVTVSKPAAGNAQSSQVSSTASAPVLEPGAYQARVVQPIGLILRDGPGRDSNQIGGIEFNSRVVVLEESSDKQWQRVRLENSDRAGWVKAGNTERSN; translated from the coding sequence ATGAAGTGGTCTGGCCTGATAAACCTAATAAAATTTCTGCTGGGTTTTGCGCTGGCGATCGCCCTCTTGGGACTAGGAGGAGTGGTGGCTGCTCGGTATCTTGTCACTAAACTCACTGCTCCTCCCCCCAGACCAGCGTTTGCTAATGACAAGCCGCTCACTAATAAAGCCGTTACAGTTTCTAAGCCTGCTGCTGGAAATGCTCAATCTTCTCAGGTGTCCAGCACTGCCTCAGCTCCAGTTTTGGAACCAGGGGCTTATCAAGCTCGTGTCGTACAACCGATTGGCTTAATTTTGCGAGATGGCCCTGGCCGCGATTCCAACCAGATTGGTGGTATCGAATTTAACAGCCGAGTTGTAGTGCTAGAGGAAAGCTCTGATAAGCAATGGCAACGAGTTCGCCTGGAAAACAGCGATCGCGCGGGCTGGGTAAAAGCAGGTAACACAGAGCGCTCGAATTAA
- a CDS encoding FAD-dependent oxidoreductase codes for MPLTLEELTADVLVVGGGTGGTVAAIQSARRGAKTVLVSEFPWLGGMLTSAGVCAPDGNELAAFQTGIWGAFLRELQKRQPGGLDHGWVSFFTYDPRIGAQIFADWVRSLPNLQWISGQTPVEVLHQGDRVMGVRFAEVTVKAQITLDATELGDLLALAEVPYRWGWELQSEWQEPSAPPSANALTQLCPVQSPTWVVILQDFGAGNHAPAIAPPPNYDPAQFAGAWEGYSPEQFLNYGRLPGDRFMLNWPQCGNDYGLGVDRLVQSAQAQQEFLQEARWHTQGFAHFIQTQLGDRYGLAADIFPDLPGNLGGGAYALHPYYREARRLQGLVTVREQDILPVPGGQVAALPVDEQGQVTAIAIGNYANDHHYPTHINGQALPSVNLKPKSIRWGGRWTGTPFTIPYGSLIPLAADGLLVCEKNISVSHMANGATRLQPTVMNIGQAAGMAAALCVEHNCQPRELKVRSLQTALLEEPTAPAAIVPLFNSLPDHPDWLRRQAHYLAHPETYPTDGQCSRTEPPKEQQIAASSSSESTSATSMVLSGVFCRDRPQEYDLIPFSPTAPSDHPLAATTSLVTLCPQINQQLESYPHQQPIQILGRLNSAGNWLLVEQVSPLAGSE; via the coding sequence ATGCCACTCACCTTAGAAGAATTAACCGCTGATGTTTTAGTTGTGGGTGGAGGCACAGGCGGCACAGTTGCAGCCATACAGTCGGCCCGACGAGGAGCCAAAACCGTTTTAGTCAGCGAGTTTCCTTGGCTGGGTGGCATGCTGACCAGTGCAGGAGTTTGTGCCCCAGATGGCAATGAGCTGGCTGCGTTTCAAACCGGAATTTGGGGAGCTTTTCTCCGAGAATTACAAAAACGGCAACCGGGTGGCTTAGATCATGGCTGGGTCAGCTTCTTTACCTATGACCCTCGCATTGGTGCCCAGATTTTCGCCGATTGGGTGCGATCGCTGCCTAACTTGCAGTGGATTAGCGGTCAAACACCTGTAGAAGTTCTACACCAAGGCGATCGCGTTATGGGCGTGCGGTTTGCAGAGGTGACAGTCAAGGCCCAAATTACCCTAGATGCCACCGAACTAGGCGATTTATTGGCTTTGGCAGAAGTGCCTTACCGTTGGGGTTGGGAACTGCAATCTGAATGGCAGGAACCGAGCGCTCCACCCTCTGCCAATGCCTTAACTCAGCTCTGCCCAGTACAGTCGCCTACTTGGGTAGTGATTCTACAAGACTTTGGTGCGGGCAATCATGCCCCAGCGATCGCCCCTCCACCCAATTACGATCCAGCCCAATTTGCTGGAGCTTGGGAAGGTTATAGCCCAGAGCAGTTTCTCAACTACGGTCGCTTACCTGGCGATCGCTTCATGCTCAACTGGCCCCAGTGCGGCAATGATTACGGCCTAGGTGTGGATCGCCTGGTTCAATCGGCGCAAGCGCAACAGGAGTTTTTGCAAGAAGCTCGCTGGCATACTCAAGGTTTTGCTCATTTTATCCAAACGCAACTTGGCGATCGCTACGGTTTAGCCGCTGATATTTTTCCCGACCTACCTGGAAATTTGGGAGGTGGAGCTTACGCCCTGCATCCCTACTATCGCGAAGCTCGCCGCCTCCAAGGACTGGTGACTGTACGCGAGCAAGATATTTTGCCTGTGCCCGGAGGGCAAGTAGCTGCTTTACCTGTAGATGAGCAAGGTCAAGTCACGGCGATCGCGATCGGCAACTATGCAAATGACCACCACTACCCGACGCATATCAACGGCCAAGCTTTACCGAGCGTCAACCTTAAGCCTAAGTCAATTCGATGGGGTGGACGCTGGACAGGAACTCCTTTCACTATTCCTTACGGTTCCTTGATACCGCTAGCAGCGGATGGCTTATTGGTCTGTGAAAAGAATATTTCTGTCTCTCACATGGCCAATGGTGCCACCCGTTTGCAGCCTACAGTGATGAATATTGGTCAAGCCGCAGGCATGGCTGCTGCATTGTGTGTAGAGCACAACTGTCAACCCAGAGAACTCAAAGTGCGATCGCTGCAAACTGCTTTACTGGAAGAGCCTACTGCACCTGCTGCGATCGTTCCCCTCTTCAATTCGCTACCTGATCATCCTGACTGGCTCCGGCGGCAAGCTCACTATCTGGCTCATCCAGAGACGTACCCCACCGATGGTCAATGCAGTCGAACCGAGCCCCCAAAAGAACAACAAATTGCAGCAAGTTCTAGCTCTGAGTCAACTAGCGCCACCTCAATGGTGCTGAGTGGTGTTTTTTGCCGCGATCGCCCTCAAGAGTATGATTTGATTCCGTTCAGCCCAACGGCACCGTCAGATCACCCTTTAGCTGCCACTACTAGCCTGGTCACCCTATGCCCTCAGATTAACCAGCAACTAGAATCTTATCCACATCAACAACCGATACAAATATTAGGGCGATTGAACTCAGCGGGCAATTGGCTGTTAGTTGAGCAAGTTTCCCCATTGGCGGGATCAGAATGA
- a CDS encoding NAD(P)H-dependent glycerol-3-phosphate dehydrogenase, whose product MQTVTLAVLGAGAWGSALANLAAKNGHSVRLWSRHQAQSLREVVESADLIVSAISMQGVRAVVEQMQSLAIAKPAILITATKGLDPTTTLTPSQIWQAAFPDHPVVVLSGPNLSKEIEAGLPAATVVASEQMVAAEVVQAVFSSGIFRVYTNPDPLGVELGGTLKNIIAIAVGVCDGLQLGTNAKAALVTRGLTEIIRIGTHWGAKTETFYGLSGLGDLLATCNSVLSRNYRVGYGLAQGRTLSEVLATLEGTAEGINTTQVLIQVARQHNISIPISHQVYRLLEGEITPQQATAALMLRDTKPENNVLRF is encoded by the coding sequence GTGCAAACTGTAACGCTGGCAGTACTTGGGGCAGGCGCGTGGGGTTCAGCTTTGGCAAATTTAGCAGCCAAAAATGGTCACTCTGTGCGCCTATGGTCACGCCATCAAGCTCAAAGCTTGAGAGAGGTAGTAGAAAGTGCTGACCTGATTGTGTCTGCGATTTCCATGCAGGGCGTGAGAGCCGTAGTTGAACAGATGCAATCTTTAGCGATCGCCAAGCCAGCGATTTTGATCACCGCAACCAAGGGGCTAGATCCAACCACCACACTCACTCCTTCCCAAATTTGGCAAGCTGCTTTTCCAGACCATCCAGTTGTGGTGCTGTCTGGACCCAACTTATCTAAAGAAATCGAAGCAGGTTTGCCTGCGGCCACTGTGGTTGCCAGTGAACAGATGGTAGCGGCTGAGGTTGTGCAAGCGGTCTTCTCGTCTGGAATCTTTCGGGTTTATACGAATCCTGATCCCCTAGGCGTCGAATTGGGTGGCACGCTCAAAAATATTATTGCGATCGCAGTTGGAGTATGCGATGGTCTGCAATTAGGCACCAATGCCAAGGCCGCCCTTGTAACTCGGGGTCTGACAGAAATTATTCGGATTGGTACCCACTGGGGTGCAAAGACAGAAACCTTCTATGGTCTCTCTGGCTTAGGCGACCTGCTGGCAACTTGTAACAGTGTCCTAAGCCGTAACTATCGCGTTGGTTATGGCTTAGCTCAGGGCCGAACGCTCTCAGAAGTACTAGCGACATTGGAAGGAACCGCTGAGGGAATCAACACCACTCAAGTACTAATCCAAGTCGCTCGGCAGCACAATATTTCTATACCTATTTCCCATCAAGTGTATCGCTTGCTAGAAGGTGAGATTACTCCGCAACAAGCAACCGCAGCCCTAATGCTAAGAGACACTAAGCCTGAGAATAACGTTCTCAGGTTCTAA
- the patX gene encoding heterocyst-inhibiting protein PatX, producing the protein MHIYQSVIAVQLLTVVLAFGWQPTSYSLHNSPPSAQTQATLAAQASRSTDVAPHRGSGRRSLGQIARSFQPQI; encoded by the coding sequence ATGCACATTTATCAATCTGTCATTGCAGTTCAATTGCTGACAGTTGTTTTGGCATTTGGCTGGCAGCCTACTAGCTATAGCTTACACAATTCTCCGCCTTCTGCTCAAACTCAAGCAACTTTAGCCGCTCAAGCAAGTCGAAGCACTGACGTCGCCCCTCATCGTGGTAGTGGACGTCGTAGCCTAGGCCAAATTGCTCGCTCGTTTCAGCCTCAAATTTAA
- the hetR gene encoding heterocyst differentiation master regulator HetR, which produces MATAMTNDLDLIKRLSPSAMDQIMLYLAFSAMRTSGHRHGAFLDAAATAAKCAIYMTYLEQGQNLRMTGHLHHIEPKRVKVIVEEVRQALTEGKLLKMLGSQEPRYLIQFPYVWLEQYPWQPGRSRIPGTSLTSEEKRQIEQKLPDNLPDAQLINSFQFMDLIEFLHTRSQEDLSADRQMPLSEALAEHIKRRLIYSGTVTRIESPWGMPFYALTRSSYSPADDEERTYIMVEDTARYFRLMKDWADQQPRVMRVLEELDIPTEKVDQALEELDEVIRAWADRYHKVGGQSMILQMVLGPREEEGSSW; this is translated from the coding sequence ATGGCTACTGCTATGACTAACGACTTAGATCTGATCAAACGTCTTAGCCCCAGTGCAATGGATCAGATCATGCTTTACTTGGCCTTTAGTGCCATGCGCACCAGCGGACATCGGCATGGGGCATTTCTAGATGCGGCTGCAACTGCTGCCAAGTGTGCTATTTACATGACTTATTTGGAGCAAGGACAGAACCTGCGTATGACAGGTCACTTGCACCACATTGAACCCAAACGGGTCAAAGTAATTGTTGAGGAAGTCAGACAAGCCCTAACGGAAGGCAAACTCCTGAAAATGCTGGGGTCTCAGGAACCTCGGTATCTGATTCAGTTTCCCTACGTTTGGTTAGAGCAATATCCTTGGCAGCCTGGGCGATCACGCATTCCTGGGACAAGCCTCACCTCCGAAGAAAAGCGCCAGATTGAGCAGAAACTACCCGACAATTTGCCAGACGCTCAACTGATCAATTCCTTTCAATTCATGGACTTGATCGAGTTTCTGCATACGCGATCTCAAGAAGACCTCAGCGCAGATCGTCAGATGCCTTTAAGTGAGGCATTGGCAGAACACATTAAACGCCGTTTAATTTACTCTGGCACTGTCACACGCATTGAGTCGCCCTGGGGCATGCCATTTTATGCGTTGACCCGTTCTTCCTACTCCCCCGCCGATGATGAGGAGCGTACCTACATCATGGTAGAGGACACAGCTCGCTATTTTCGCTTGATGAAAGATTGGGCTGATCAGCAACCTCGTGTCATGCGAGTGCTTGAGGAACTCGATATTCCTACCGAAAAAGTGGATCAAGCACTGGAAGAACTAGATGAAGTCATCCGGGCTTGGGCCGATCGCTACCATAAGGTAGGCGGACAATCCATGATTCTGCAAATGGTACTCGGTCCCCGCGAGGAAGAAGGCTCCTCTTGGTAG
- the sigC gene encoding RNA polymerase sigma factor SigC, with product MPATSFYADAEYDDQLNATSFRLNNEDIEPSADDLVDLDMGYADPANGLRKSVSRRTTDLVRLYLQEIGRVRLLGRDEEVSEAQRVQRYMRLLELRNEVAAAGDEPIKRYVDLIEAHDCLASQLGHRPSLERWATQAGVTVADLKPILAQGKRRWAEVVALEVTELEQIQTEGLRAKEHMIKANLRLVVSVAKKYQNRGLELLDLIQEGTLGLERAVEKFDPTKGYRFSTYAYWWIRQGITRAIATQSRTIRLPVHITEKLNKIKKAQRKISQEKGRTATIEDIATELEMTAPQVREVLLRVPRSVSLETKVGKEKDTELGDLLETEDVSPEEILMREALRRDLQQLLTDLTSRERDVILMRFGLGDGHPYSLAEIGRALDLSRERVRQIEAKALQKLRQPKRRNRVRDYLESLS from the coding sequence ATGCCAGCAACATCTTTTTACGCTGATGCAGAATATGACGATCAACTGAACGCTACTAGCTTTCGGTTGAACAATGAAGACATCGAGCCAAGTGCAGATGATCTCGTTGACTTAGACATGGGGTATGCCGATCCAGCTAATGGTTTACGTAAAAGTGTGAGCCGCCGCACCACTGATCTAGTGCGCTTGTATCTCCAGGAAATTGGTCGGGTTCGCTTATTGGGGCGAGATGAAGAAGTTTCAGAAGCGCAGCGGGTACAGCGCTACATGCGATTGCTAGAGTTACGCAACGAAGTAGCAGCCGCAGGGGATGAACCAATTAAGCGTTATGTTGATTTGATTGAAGCCCATGACTGTCTAGCATCTCAGCTAGGTCATCGGCCTTCTCTAGAGCGATGGGCTACCCAAGCAGGCGTTACTGTCGCAGACCTAAAGCCAATTTTAGCCCAAGGAAAACGTCGTTGGGCAGAGGTTGTAGCCTTAGAAGTAACGGAATTGGAGCAGATTCAAACAGAAGGTCTGCGAGCCAAGGAACACATGATCAAAGCGAACTTGCGCTTGGTCGTATCTGTCGCGAAGAAGTACCAGAATCGAGGCCTAGAGCTGCTGGATCTGATTCAAGAAGGCACCCTCGGCTTAGAGCGAGCGGTAGAAAAGTTTGACCCAACCAAAGGTTATCGCTTTAGCACCTATGCTTACTGGTGGATTCGCCAAGGAATTACCCGGGCGATCGCAACTCAGAGCCGCACGATTCGCCTACCAGTTCACATCACTGAAAAACTGAACAAGATCAAAAAAGCTCAGCGCAAGATTTCTCAAGAAAAGGGTCGGACGGCCACTATTGAAGACATTGCTACTGAGCTTGAAATGACGGCTCCGCAAGTTAGAGAAGTATTACTGCGAGTCCCCCGCTCTGTTTCTCTAGAAACCAAAGTAGGCAAAGAGAAAGATACAGAACTAGGAGATTTGCTGGAAACCGAAGATGTATCCCCTGAAGAAATTTTGATGCGGGAAGCCCTACGTCGAGACCTTCAGCAATTGCTTACAGACTTGACTAGCCGTGAGCGTGACGTGATCTTAATGCGCTTTGGTTTAGGCGACGGTCATCCCTATTCCTTGGCTGAAATTGGCCGAGCTTTAGACTTGTCGCGGGAGCGCGTCCGTCAGATTGAAGCGAAAGCTTTGCAAAAACTGCGTCAGCCTAAGCGTCGTAACCGAGTGCGAGACTATTTAGAATCCCTTAGCTAA
- a CDS encoding peptidoglycan-binding protein, giving the protein MENLAYLHLVSSYEAPPRVELFPADKTSELFSDLNWAKLSSGFLIRLLTVISGLAALTLADHVLALPLQREDEGPEVEVLQRCLVDQNYLDTSTFGYFGSKTEAAVVQFQQDSGLTADGVVGSTTARALNCAQLSSTSVSATSYYSSEPSNFGSEFYNSAVDQATVSLGDRGITVEDLQRRLNILGYYFEPIDGVFGPATEQAVIQFQRDRNLTGDGVVGSGTWASLGSSSSFDTARSPNSGLGQGGYIGENARPAQKFSVLELQRRLKARGFYPGALDGSMGPTTQRAIAAAQRFYGVSDRDVRNGRF; this is encoded by the coding sequence ATGGAAAACCTCGCTTATCTTCACCTTGTCTCAAGCTACGAAGCACCTCCAAGGGTTGAATTATTTCCCGCTGACAAAACCTCAGAACTGTTCAGCGATCTAAATTGGGCAAAACTTTCGAGTGGGTTTTTAATCCGACTGCTCACTGTGATTTCTGGTTTAGCAGCGCTCACCCTAGCTGACCACGTGTTAGCGTTGCCGCTACAACGTGAAGACGAAGGCCCCGAAGTAGAAGTGTTGCAAAGATGTCTAGTCGATCAAAACTACTTGGACACCAGCACATTTGGTTATTTTGGGTCTAAAACTGAAGCAGCAGTTGTGCAATTTCAGCAAGACAGCGGCTTAACAGCGGATGGTGTGGTTGGTTCTACAACAGCTAGAGCCCTGAATTGTGCTCAACTCAGCTCAACCTCAGTTTCAGCCACTTCCTACTACAGCAGCGAACCGAGCAATTTTGGTTCAGAGTTCTACAATAGCGCTGTTGATCAGGCAACTGTGTCCTTAGGCGATCGCGGTATTACCGTCGAAGATTTGCAAAGACGTCTAAACATATTAGGCTACTATTTTGAGCCGATAGATGGGGTCTTTGGTCCAGCTACTGAGCAGGCCGTAATTCAATTTCAGCGCGATCGTAATTTAACGGGGGATGGTGTGGTTGGTTCTGGCACTTGGGCTAGCTTGGGTAGCTCCTCTAGTTTTGATACGGCTCGTAGCCCTAACTCAGGCCTTGGGCAAGGTGGTTACATTGGGGAGAATGCGCGTCCTGCCCAAAAGTTTAGTGTTTTAGAGTTGCAGCGACGACTCAAGGCTAGAGGCTTTTATCCTGGTGCCTTAGATGGCAGTATGGGACCTACGACCCAAAGAGCGATCGCGGCAGCCCAGCGGTTTTATGGAGTGAGCGATCGCGATGTTCGGAACGGGCGCTTCTAG